From a region of the Oryza sativa Japonica Group chromosome 6, ASM3414082v1 genome:
- the LOC4339938 gene encoding aspartyl protease family protein At5g10770 yields the protein MGKALDADQLRVAYIQKRLAGDTGDGADPHKFVEGGDTHVVSSLQVATGAGIGQKPHLTTTRLGTTATTNSAPDGTSAVSQTVIIDSGSDVPWVQCQPCPLLVCHPQRDPLFDPATSTTYAAVPCSSAACARLGPYRRGCLANSQCQFGITYANGATATGTYSSDDLTLGPYDVVRGFLFGCAHADQGSTFSYDVAGTLALGGGSQSFVQQTASQYSRVFSYCVPPSTSSFGFIMFGVPPQRAALVPTFVSTPLLSSSTMSPTFYRVLLRSIIVAGRPLPVPPTVFSASSVIDSATVISRIPPTAYQALRAAFRSAMTMYRPAPPVSILDTCYDFSGVRSITLPSIALVFDGGATVNLDAAGILLQGCLAFAPTASDRMPGFIGNVQQRTLEVVYDVPGKAIRFRSAAC from the exons ATGGGCAAGGCGCTCGACGCCGACCAACTCCGCGTCGCCTATATCCAGAAGAGGCTCGCTGGCgacaccggcgacggcgcggatCCACATAAGTTTGTTGAGGGTGGAGACACTCATGTGGTAAGTAGCCTCCAGGTCGCTACTGGTGCTGGCATTGGCCAAAAGCCCCATCTAACT ACGACGAGGTTAggaacgacggcgacgactaaTTCGGCACCGGATGGCACGTCGGCGGTGAGCCAGACGGTGATCATCGACTCGGGCAGCGACGTGCCATGGGTGCAATGCCAGCCATGCCCGCTGCTGGTGTGCCACCCGCAGCGGGACCCCCTGTTCGACCCGGCCACCTCGACCACGTACGCCGCCGTCCCTTGCAGCTCCGCCGCCTGCGCGCGGCTCGGCCCCTACCGCCGCGGCTGCTTGGCCAACTCGCAGTGCCAGTTCGGCATCACCTACGCcaacggcgcgacggcgaccgggACGTATAGCTCCGACGACCTCACACTGGGCCCCTACGACGTCGTCAGGGGCTTCCTCTTCGGCTGCGCGCACGCCGACCAGGGAAGCACCTTCAGCTACGACGTCGCCGGAACCCTGGCTCTCGGCGGCGGCTCACAGTCTTTCGTGCAGCAGACGGCGAGTCAGTACAGCAGGGTGTTCTCGTACTGCGTCCCGCCGTCGACGAGCTCCTTCGGGTTCATCATGTTCGGCGTGCCGCCGCAGCGCGCCGCGCTCGTCCCGACCTTCGTCTCCACGCCGTTGCTGAGCAGCAGCACCATGTCGCCGACGTTCTACAGGGTGCTCCTCCGCTCCATCATCGTGGCGGGACGCCCGCTCCCCGTGCCGCCCACTGTCTTCTCCGCCAGCTCTGTGATCGACTCCGCCACCGTCATCTCGCGGATTCCGCCGACGGCGTACCAGGCGCTGCGCGCGGCGTTTAGGAGCGCGATGACCATgtaccggccggcgccgccggtgtcCATCCTCGACACGTGCTACGACTTTTCTGGCGTCCGCAGCATCACCCTGCCCAGCATCGCCCTGGTGTTCGACGGCGGGGCCACCGTCAACCTCGACGCGGCGGGGATCCTGCTCCAAGGCTGCCTCGCCTTCGCGCCCACCGCCAGCGACCGCATGCCAGGGTTCATCGGTAACGTTCAGCAGCGCACGCTCGAGGTGGTGTACGACGTCCCCGGCAAGGCCATTCGATTCCGGAGCGCCGCCTGCTAA